One Tolypothrix bouteillei VB521301 DNA window includes the following coding sequences:
- a CDS encoding tetratricopeptide repeat protein, with amino-acid sequence MKMLKLAKAKLTSGICTGVFLTFALIPSSLAAKSGGEYRQLGLLYRQQGRFPEAIAAMQKSVELDPKNIMGRVNLGWTQHLAGREKDAAISLWQAIYQEPLFVPAYNALGIVYLVDGNVPVATLVHAWAAILKPNNEIAYFNLSLSWHRLQVYNLAIICAERAATLEPNNPHPLVAAAIAYWDNGDKDAAKRVYAKAIQLDSRYRDRSFLGHLKQAVFSQEQIKITEQILTAIQNHQEFNRSTSS; translated from the coding sequence ATGAAGATGTTGAAATTAGCAAAAGCAAAGCTAACAAGTGGAATTTGTACGGGTGTATTTTTGACTTTTGCTTTGATTCCATCTTCTCTGGCTGCAAAGTCTGGTGGCGAATACCGACAATTAGGGCTGTTGTATCGCCAGCAAGGACGGTTTCCTGAAGCCATTGCAGCAATGCAAAAATCTGTGGAACTCGACCCAAAAAATATCATGGGACGCGTGAATTTGGGTTGGACGCAGCATTTAGCAGGTAGGGAAAAAGACGCAGCTATCTCTTTATGGCAAGCTATCTATCAAGAACCTTTGTTTGTTCCTGCGTACAATGCTTTGGGAATTGTTTATTTAGTTGATGGAAATGTACCAGTGGCAACATTAGTTCACGCTTGGGCTGCTATTCTCAAACCGAATAATGAAATTGCTTACTTTAATTTGAGTTTGTCTTGGCATCGTCTACAAGTTTATAACCTTGCTATTATTTGTGCCGAACGTGCTGCTACTTTAGAGCCCAACAATCCTCATCCTTTGGTTGCTGCTGCGATCGCTTATTGGGATAATGGCGATAAAGATGCAGCTAAACGGGTCTATGCAAAAGCTATTCAGTTGGATTCTAGATACCGCGATCGTTCTTTTTTAGGTCATCTCAAGCAAGCAGTATTTAGCCAAGAGCAAATTAAAATAACAGAGCAAATACTGACTGCTATACAAAATCATCAGGAATTTAACCGATCGACTAGCAGCTAG
- a CDS encoding eIF2A-related protein, producing MKNNFSYKVGGSLTEDAPSYVVRQADSDLYNELKAGNFCYIFNSRQMGKTSLQVRTIKRLQAEGIACTTIDISGRGSKDINPEQWYAGIVYTLVANFEIANPSEFIRTWWRENCELSPIQRLDIFVETFLLEKIKSKIVIFIDEIDSILSLKFEKDDFFAWIRSCYEKRNLNSEFNRITFVLLGVATPSDLIADKVRTPFNIGRAIQLKGFQIHEIAPLASGLKGMENPQAILQEVLAWTGGQPLLTQKLCDLLVISHNYIHYDSLRAKGKITEAEWVENTVRKQIIENWESLDEPPHLKTIKDRILMSKHNTVALLGLYQQILQLGQIPASDSPEQIELRLSGLVVEQQGALRVYNRIYASVFDLNWVEKSLALFRPYAEALSAWFASSCQDNSRLLRGKALEDAKNWAANKSLNQQDYQFLTASQEFEKQEIATALAFQEEESRILARANETLTQAQHQAKRQIRIGGGVLICSLIGATIAFASGTHQLREAQEGTRLEHAGLVALQQFKTKQIESLVTAVDAGQRLKELVKDGRPLENYPATSPVFALQTILDNIREFKQFVAHKDFITNVNWSHDGKSIITTSADKTARIWNLSGKLMAELRGHKEQVNSADFSRDGKYILTTSVDKTARIWDTSGKQLAILKHQEYVTSASFSPDGKRVITTSDRLPTLGPDGKPLVNNSDDKIAHIWDLSGNLLLKLQHQDRVNSASFSPDGKYILTASDDKTARIWNMSGQLLVTLRGDTMAVKSAYWSPNGKYILTNSNDSYIWDVSGKQIARFPVSDRWKIMDAGFSPDSQRVFVSTPEKTIVWDLSGRLIREIKNEKALNVDAGFSPDGKRLFTTDDTIKVWDIRDEVVKGWDLSGNLLTELTGNQTRPRWSPDGKYIVTFGHDRIVRIWNLSDRIPVNKVTIKSKDAITGASWSPDGKYIVTPTWKSVLLWDKYGKQLARFQGHSGIVSSANFSPDGKLIVTASNDKTARVWNTSGKQLLLLAGHDKELEFAAFSPNGKYILTTTTDRKTKIWSKDGKLLTTFPARGVAWSLNSKYIMAMFDYDGKNYSSLWNIAGEKIVEFPESENSYLGAQFSQDGERIVTTDGNIAKIWNTSGQKLSEFKANQNIYNPSFSPDGKLIITTSPDNRVIIWNTSGRPLVEIPHQDVVTDAKFSPDGKRIATASNDKTFRVWDISGKQLAQFQYSSMFTSAASFSPDGKYILTQVASQSPHGNEVLIWHIDELDGLLVRGCNWLKDYTKLNKECDRW from the coding sequence ATGAAAAATAATTTTTCCTATAAAGTTGGTGGAAGCCTTACAGAAGATGCTCCCAGTTACGTAGTTAGACAGGCAGACTCTGACCTTTACAATGAATTAAAAGCTGGAAATTTTTGTTATATTTTTAATTCCCGACAAATGGGTAAAACCAGCTTGCAAGTTCGCACAATCAAGCGACTGCAAGCTGAAGGAATCGCTTGTACTACAATTGATATTTCCGGACGCGGTAGTAAAGATATAAACCCGGAACAGTGGTATGCGGGTATTGTTTATACATTGGTTGCCAACTTTGAAATAGCTAACCCCAGTGAATTTATTAGAACATGGTGGAGAGAAAACTGCGAATTATCGCCCATACAGCGATTAGATATATTTGTGGAAACTTTTTTGTTAGAGAAAATTAAGAGCAAAATAGTTATTTTTATTGATGAGATTGATAGTATTTTAAGCCTAAAATTTGAGAAAGATGATTTTTTTGCTTGGATTAGGAGTTGTTATGAAAAACGCAATCTTAATAGCGAATTTAATAGAATTACTTTTGTCCTGCTTGGAGTAGCAACACCAAGCGATTTAATCGCAGATAAAGTAAGAACACCCTTTAATATAGGTCGTGCAATTCAACTCAAAGGTTTTCAAATACACGAAATCGCACCTTTAGCATCAGGGTTAAAAGGGATGGAAAATCCACAAGCTATTTTGCAAGAAGTTTTAGCGTGGACTGGAGGACAACCGTTACTTACACAAAAATTATGCGATTTGTTAGTAATTTCTCATAACTATATTCATTATGATTCGCTGAGAGCAAAAGGAAAAATTACAGAAGCTGAATGGGTGGAGAATACTGTTAGAAAGCAAATCATTGAAAACTGGGAATCCCTTGACGAACCGCCCCATTTAAAAACCATCAAAGATAGAATTTTGATGAGCAAGCATAATACAGTCGCATTACTTGGGTTATATCAGCAAATTTTACAATTAGGACAAATTCCCGCTTCTGATAGCCCAGAACAAATAGAATTACGCCTATCCGGATTGGTTGTAGAACAGCAGGGAGCTTTAAGGGTTTATAACCGTATTTATGCTAGTGTTTTTGATTTAAATTGGGTAGAGAAATCACTTGCACTCTTTAGACCTTATGCAGAAGCATTATCAGCTTGGTTTGCTTCAAGCTGTCAAGATAATTCTAGATTATTGCGTGGCAAAGCATTAGAAGATGCAAAAAACTGGGCAGCTAATAAAAGTTTAAATCAGCAGGATTACCAGTTTTTAACTGCTAGCCAGGAATTTGAAAAACAAGAAATAGCCACTGCATTAGCATTTCAAGAAGAAGAAAGTCGCATTTTAGCACGAGCTAACGAGACTTTAACCCAAGCACAACATCAAGCCAAACGACAAATTCGTATCGGTGGTGGAGTTCTTATTTGTTCTCTTATTGGAGCAACGATCGCTTTTGCCTCTGGAACTCATCAATTACGAGAAGCGCAGGAAGGAACAAGATTAGAACACGCAGGGCTTGTAGCGCTACAACAGTTTAAAACAAAACAAATTGAATCTTTAGTGACAGCGGTAGATGCAGGACAAAGGTTAAAAGAACTAGTAAAAGATGGACGTCCTCTCGAAAACTATCCTGCAACCAGTCCAGTTTTCGCCTTGCAAACAATACTCGATAATATCCGTGAATTTAAGCAATTTGTTGCTCATAAAGATTTTATTACAAATGTGAACTGGAGCCATGATGGAAAGTCTATTATCACCACTTCCGCAGATAAAACCGCTCGTATTTGGAATTTGTCGGGTAAGCTGATGGCAGAACTTAGAGGACATAAAGAACAGGTTAATAGTGCTGATTTTAGTCGAGACGGAAAGTATATTCTTACCACTAGTGTGGATAAAACTGCTCGGATATGGGATACTTCGGGTAAACAGTTAGCAATACTTAAACATCAAGAATATGTAACTAGCGCCAGCTTTAGCCCCGATGGAAAACGTGTCATTACTACTTCTGACAGGCTACCAACACTAGGTCCAGATGGAAAACCTCTTGTTAACAATTCTGATGACAAAATAGCTCACATCTGGGATTTGTCTGGTAATTTATTACTAAAACTTCAACATCAAGATAGAGTTAATAGTGCCAGTTTTAGCCCTGATGGTAAATATATTCTTACTGCTTCTGATGATAAGACTGCTCGTATTTGGAATATGTCGGGTCAGCTATTGGTAACTCTAAGAGGAGATACCATGGCTGTTAAAAGTGCCTATTGGAGTCCGAATGGAAAATATATTTTAACTAATTCTAATGATTCCTATATTTGGGATGTTTCAGGTAAGCAAATTGCCCGATTCCCAGTAAGCGATCGATGGAAAATTATGGATGCTGGTTTTAGTCCTGATAGCCAGCGTGTATTTGTATCAACACCTGAAAAAACGATTGTTTGGGATTTGTCTGGTAGGCTTATTAGAGAAATAAAAAATGAGAAAGCACTCAATGTTGATGCAGGATTTAGTCCAGACGGAAAAAGACTCTTTACAACTGATGACACTATAAAAGTGTGGGATATAAGAGATGAAGTTGTAAAAGGATGGGATTTATCAGGTAATTTACTCACCGAACTGACAGGAAATCAAACAAGACCTCGTTGGAGCCCTGATGGCAAATATATTGTTACTTTTGGACACGATAGAATTGTTCGTATCTGGAATCTATCCGATAGAATACCAGTCAATAAAGTAACTATTAAGTCAAAAGATGCTATTACGGGAGCAAGCTGGAGCCCTGATGGTAAATACATTGTTACCCCTACTTGGAAATCTGTATTACTTTGGGATAAATATGGTAAGCAGTTAGCAAGATTTCAAGGACATTCAGGTATAGTGAGTAGCGCTAATTTTAGTCCTGATGGAAAACTAATTGTCACAGCATCAAATGATAAAACTGCTCGTGTTTGGAATACATCTGGAAAACAGTTATTATTGCTTGCAGGACATGACAAAGAGTTAGAATTCGCTGCTTTTAGCCCTAATGGTAAGTATATTTTAACTACAACTACAGATAGGAAAACTAAGATTTGGTCAAAGGATGGTAAGCTTCTAACTACATTTCCAGCCAGAGGGGTTGCTTGGAGTCTTAATAGTAAATATATTATGGCTATGTTTGATTACGACGGTAAGAATTACTCTAGTTTGTGGAATATTGCAGGAGAAAAAATAGTAGAATTTCCAGAAAGTGAAAATAGTTATTTGGGGGCTCAATTCAGCCAAGATGGAGAGCGTATTGTTACGACTGATGGAAATATAGCAAAAATTTGGAATACTTCAGGTCAAAAATTATCAGAATTCAAAGCAAATCAAAATATTTATAACCCAAGCTTTAGTCCAGATGGAAAACTAATTATTACTACTTCCCCAGACAATAGGGTGATTATTTGGAATACTTCTGGTAGACCCTTAGTTGAAATACCGCATCAAGATGTTGTTACAGATGCCAAATTTAGCCCAGATGGTAAGCGCATTGCCACAGCGTCAAATGATAAAACTTTTCGTGTTTGGGATATATCGGGTAAGCAGCTTGCACAATTTCAGTATTCATCTATGTTTACGTCAGCAGCAAGTTTTAGCCCAGATGGGAAATATATTCTCACGCAAGTCGCCAGTCAATCTCCCCATGGGAACGAAGTGCTGATTTGGCACATTGACGAATTGGATGGGTTATTGGTACGGGGATGCAACTGGTTAAAAGATTATACCAAATTGAACAAAGAATGCGACAGATGGTAG
- a CDS encoding tetratricopeptide repeat protein, producing MKFALPIPSLLACASSILLLGFSMPMITPILASENSDACKSLKPLYLNTVADFTSMGHFQQECEKNSQAAVSSFTEAIRLNPQAEEPYYHRANAYAAIGNYKAAVEDYTEVIRQNTGRLGFSDVAYWNRARAYEKLGEKQKAISDLTQFISGTASSADAYFF from the coding sequence ATGAAATTTGCCTTACCCATACCTTCTTTATTAGCTTGTGCATCATCTATTCTGCTGCTAGGTTTTTCAATGCCAATGATTACACCAATCCTAGCCTCTGAGAATTCAGATGCCTGCAAATCTCTTAAGCCACTATATCTTAATACAGTAGCTGACTTCACAAGCATGGGACATTTTCAACAGGAGTGCGAAAAAAACTCACAAGCTGCAGTTTCTTCTTTCACCGAAGCAATTCGGCTCAATCCACAAGCTGAAGAACCTTATTATCATCGTGCAAATGCTTATGCTGCAATTGGGAATTATAAAGCTGCAGTAGAAGATTATACTGAAGTCATTAGGCAAAATACAGGTAGATTGGGTTTTAGTGATGTTGCCTACTGGAACAGGGCTAGGGCTTATGAAAAGTTAGGTGAAAAACAGAAAGCAATTTCAGATTTGACTCAATTCATTAGTGGAACTGCTTCTTCTGCTGATGCCTACTTTTTCTGA
- a CDS encoding AAA-like domain-containing protein, with protein sequence MPRSVRVRSEFITEVKSALPRNGYIRQTDLAEYLQISQSTISSFLNGRPVDYLNFREICRALGLEWQDIADLTTDLTVESGKDVFLSPLARTIEENHKETQEISSSQSLEHPSGLVPLDSPFYIKRSPIEERCNEQIHKPGALIRIKAPRQMGKTSLLARIIDKSHSQGDCAVILDFQLAAQQIFVNSDKFFRWFCASVGLALNIPNQIDEYWDLAEIVGSSMACKAYFEEYLLPTINKPLTLGLDEVDKVFEYSEIYRDFFGLLRALHEEGKRREIWKKLRLVIVHSTEVYVPLDINQSPFNVGLSVELPEFNNQQILDLVQRYQLDWDETEADKLMMLVGGHPFLVRLTLYHIANRNVTLTQILENPTSSSSIYAEHLRRQTLILTQQPELADAMKDVVHNNSTKISTINKFKLHSIGLVKLQGDNVLPRCNLYRHYLQIYWS encoded by the coding sequence ATGCCACGTTCAGTTAGAGTACGTTCTGAATTCATAACAGAGGTAAAGTCGGCGCTACCGCGTAATGGATACATTCGTCAAACCGATTTAGCTGAATATTTGCAAATATCTCAGTCTACTATCAGTAGTTTTCTTAATGGCAGACCTGTTGATTACCTTAATTTTCGAGAAATCTGTCGGGCTTTAGGGCTAGAATGGCAAGATATTGCTGACTTAACTACTGATTTAACGGTGGAAAGTGGAAAAGATGTATTTTTATCACCATTAGCACGCACCATAGAGGAAAATCACAAAGAAACTCAAGAAATATCTTCATCCCAATCTCTAGAGCATCCATCCGGGCTAGTACCATTAGATTCGCCATTTTATATCAAGCGTTCCCCAATCGAAGAACGATGTAACGAACAAATTCACAAACCTGGTGCCTTAATTAGGATTAAAGCACCCAGACAAATGGGGAAAACTTCTCTTTTGGCAAGAATTATTGATAAATCGCATTCTCAAGGAGACTGTGCCGTCATATTGGATTTCCAACTTGCAGCACAGCAAATTTTTGTCAATTCAGATAAATTTTTTCGGTGGTTTTGTGCAAGTGTTGGTTTAGCTTTAAATATCCCGAATCAAATTGATGAATATTGGGATTTAGCAGAAATTGTGGGTAGCAGTATGGCGTGTAAAGCTTATTTTGAAGAGTATTTACTACCAACAATTAATAAACCGCTAACCCTTGGTTTAGATGAGGTTGATAAAGTTTTTGAATATTCAGAAATTTATCGAGATTTTTTTGGGCTGCTACGCGCTTTACACGAAGAAGGCAAACGGCGAGAAATTTGGAAAAAACTGCGATTGGTCATTGTACATTCTACAGAAGTTTACGTACCTCTTGATATTAATCAATCTCCATTTAATGTAGGTCTATCTGTAGAATTGCCAGAATTTAACAATCAACAGATTTTAGATTTAGTTCAGAGGTATCAACTCGATTGGGATGAAACCGAAGCTGACAAATTAATGATGCTAGTGGGTGGACATCCATTTTTAGTGCGTCTTACCCTTTATCACATTGCCAATAGAAATGTGACTTTAACCCAGATACTAGAAAATCCTACGAGTTCATCAAGTATTTATGCAGAGCATTTACGTCGCCAAACTTTAATTCTGACGCAACAACCGGAATTAGCAGATGCGATGAAAGATGTAGTTCACAATAACTCTACCAAAATATCGACAATCAATAAATTTAAATTACATAGTATAGGACTGGTCAAATTGCAAGGAGATAACGTATTACCACGCTGCAATTTATATCGTCACTATTTACAAATATATTGGTCTTAA
- a CDS encoding Uma2 family endonuclease, which translates to MVTSRLEYYISPEEYLEAEKSSQIKHEYIDGQVFAMAGASDAHVTISLNLSFLLRNHLRGTGCRVYAFDMKAQIEALNCYYYPDVMVTCDARDREFEYLKKFPCLIVEVLSDSTEALDRGKKFANYRHLETLQEYVLISQDAMAVECFRRNQQGRWELIPFEKDEEVHLASVDFRCPIAAIYEDVTLNAPISK; encoded by the coding sequence ATGGTTACTAGCAGACTTGAATACTATATTTCACCAGAAGAATATTTAGAAGCTGAGAAATCCAGTCAGATCAAACACGAGTATATTGATGGGCAAGTCTTTGCAATGGCAGGAGCAAGTGATGCTCACGTTACCATCAGTCTAAACTTATCATTTCTCTTACGAAATCATCTCCGGGGTACAGGTTGTCGTGTTTACGCATTTGATATGAAAGCACAAATTGAAGCCTTAAATTGCTACTACTATCCTGATGTGATGGTCACTTGTGATGCTAGAGATAGAGAGTTTGAATACTTGAAAAAGTTTCCTTGCTTGATTGTAGAAGTACTTTCGGATTCAACAGAAGCATTAGACAGAGGTAAAAAGTTTGCTAACTACCGACATCTAGAAACACTTCAAGAATATGTCCTTATTTCCCAAGACGCAATGGCTGTAGAGTGTTTCCGTCGCAATCAGCAAGGTCGTTGGGAACTTATTCCGTTTGAAAAAGACGAAGAAGTGCATTTAGCAAGCGTTGATTTTCGTTGTCCTATAGCAGCAATCTATGAAGATGTAACTTTAAACGCTCCAATCAGTAAATAA
- a CDS encoding DHA2 family efflux MFS transporter permease subunit, whose protein sequence is MTNTNAVGNGGNRGSTKSPSNQQIPLRTWIGVLASMLGAFMAVLDIQITNASLQEIQATLGATLEEGSWISTAYLVAEIVVIPLTGWLSRVFSLRRYLLVNTALFILFSITCAWAWNLNSMIVFRALQGFTGGVLIPTAMAVVLTYLPPSKQPIGLAAFGLTAVFAPSIGPTLGGWLTENYSWQYSFYINVFPGLLMLAGVWYGIKQERPQLQLLKQGDWLGIVSMAIGLGSLQIVLEEGSRKDWFSSALIVRLSIIAAIFVALFFWIELTRKQPFINLRLVRYRNFGLASVVNVSLGVGLYGSIYILPLYLAQIQGYNALQIGEVLIWAGIPQLFIIPFIPKLMQRIDVRLMVAVGVALFSISVFMNARMTYQTGLDQLRWSQLVRAMGQPLIMVPLTSIATAGLNPKDAGSASGLFNMMRNLGGSVGIAALATLLTNREQFHSNRLGESVSIYSSATQERINQLAQYFANRGGVDLETAQNQAIAAIDKIVRREAFVMAFNDCFYFIGIALLLSGIAILFIKKVKPTGGAVAH, encoded by the coding sequence CAGATTACCAATGCTTCTTTACAAGAAATCCAGGCAACTTTAGGAGCAACTCTAGAAGAAGGTTCTTGGATTTCTACGGCGTATCTTGTGGCAGAAATTGTAGTGATACCCCTCACGGGATGGCTGTCTCGTGTCTTTTCCCTACGACGGTATTTATTAGTTAACACTGCCCTATTTATCTTATTTTCCATAACTTGTGCTTGGGCGTGGAATCTCAACTCTATGATTGTTTTCCGAGCCTTACAAGGTTTCACTGGAGGAGTGTTAATTCCCACGGCTATGGCCGTTGTACTAACATATTTGCCTCCATCCAAACAACCCATCGGTCTGGCTGCTTTTGGACTTACAGCAGTTTTTGCACCATCTATTGGTCCAACATTAGGTGGTTGGTTAACAGAAAATTACAGCTGGCAGTATAGCTTTTATATAAATGTCTTTCCCGGTTTGTTAATGCTGGCTGGGGTGTGGTATGGAATTAAACAAGAACGTCCCCAACTACAATTGCTCAAGCAAGGTGATTGGTTGGGAATTGTTTCCATGGCAATTGGTTTGGGTTCACTGCAAATTGTGCTAGAAGAAGGGAGTCGGAAAGATTGGTTTAGCTCAGCCTTGATTGTCCGCCTAAGTATCATAGCAGCAATTTTTGTGGCGTTATTCTTTTGGATTGAATTAACTCGCAAACAACCGTTTATTAATTTAAGACTGGTACGATATCGTAACTTTGGATTAGCAAGTGTTGTCAATGTTTCTTTAGGTGTGGGATTGTACGGGTCAATTTATATTTTGCCACTCTATCTCGCCCAAATTCAAGGATACAATGCCCTGCAAATCGGTGAAGTTCTCATTTGGGCGGGAATTCCTCAATTATTTATTATTCCCTTTATACCCAAGCTTATGCAACGTATTGATGTGCGGTTAATGGTGGCTGTAGGTGTAGCTTTGTTTTCTATAAGTGTCTTTATGAACGCTAGGATGACTTATCAAACAGGGCTAGATCAATTGCGATGGTCGCAACTTGTGCGTGCCATGGGACAACCACTGATTATGGTACCGTTAACTTCAATCGCTACTGCAGGATTAAACCCTAAAGATGCTGGTTCTGCAAGTGGTTTATTCAATATGATGCGGAATTTAGGTGGTTCTGTAGGAATTGCAGCATTAGCAACTTTATTAACTAATAGAGAACAATTTCATTCCAATAGATTGGGGGAGTCGGTGTCTATATATAGTTCTGCAACTCAAGAGCGAATTAACCAGCTCGCTCAATATTTTGCCAATCGTGGCGGTGTGGATTTAGAGACAGCACAAAACCAAGCAATAGCTGCCATTGATAAGATTGTGCGTCGTGAAGCTTTTGTTATGGCTTTTAACGATTGTTTCTATTTTATTGGTATTGCTTTATTGTTGAGTGGGATTGCGATTTTATTTATTAAAAAAGTTAAGCCGACGGGTGGGGCTGTAGCGCATTAA